The window CCACCACCGTCGCCCGGAAGACCCGCACCGAGGAGGACCTCCTCGGCTACCTCGAGGTCCCGGCCAACGCCTACTACGGCATCCACACCATGCGCGCGATGAACAACTTCCAGATCTCGCGCACCACGATCAACCACGTGCCGGAGTTCATCCGCGGCATGGTGCAGGTGAAGAAGGCGGCGGCGATGGCCAACCGCCGTCTGCACACGCTGCCCGCCAAGAAGCACGAGGCGATCGTGTGGGCCTGCGACCAGATCCTCGAGGAGGGTCGCTGCATGGACCAGTTCCCGATCGACATCTTCCAGGGTGGCGCCGGTACCTCGGTGAACATGAACACCAACGAGGTCATCGCCAACCTCGCGCTCGAGTACCTGGGGGAGGAGAAGGGCCGCTACGACATCATCAACCCCAACGATGACGTCAACATGTCCCAGTCCACCAACGACGCCTACCCGACCGGCTTCCGCCTGGGCCTCTACGCGGCACTGTCGACCCTCATCCAGCAGATGGACGACCTGCAGAAGTCCTTCCGCGAGAAGGGCCGTGAGTTCCAGGACATCCTCAAGATGGGCCGCACCCAGCTGCAGGACGCCGTCCCGATGACCCTCGGCGACGAGTTCAACGCCTTCGCCCACAACCTGGCCGAGGAGCAGTCCGTCCTGCGCAACGCCGCCGACCGCCTCCTGGAGGTCAACCTCGGTGCGACCGCGATCGGCACCGGCGTGAACACCCCGGCCGGCTACCGCCACCAGGTGACCGCCACCCTCGCGGAGGTCACCGGCCTGGACGTCAAGTCCGCCCTCGACCTCATCGAGGCGAGCTCCGACACCGGCGCCTACGTCCACGCCCACTCGGGTGTGAAGCGAGCCGCCATGAAGCTGTCGAAGATCTGCAACGACCTGCGTCTGCTCTCCTCCGGTCCGCGTGCCGGCCTCAACGAGATCAACCTGCCGCCGCGCCAGGCCGGTTCCTCGATCATGCCGGGCAAGGTCAACCCGGTCATCCCCGAGGTGGTCAACCAGGTGTGCTTCAAGGTGTTCGGCAACGACCTCACCGTCGCCATGGCCGCCGAGGCCGGTCAGCTGCAACTCAACGTCATGGAGCCGGTCATGGCCGAGTCCATGTTCCAGTCGATCCGCATCCTGGGCAACGCCGCCGTGACCCTGCGCGAGAAGTGCGTGGAGGGCATCACCGCCAACGCCGACGTCTGCCGTACCTTCGTGGAGAACTCGATCGGCATCGTCACCTACCTCAACCCGTTCATCGGCCACCACAACGGCGACCTCGTCGCCCGTGAGGCCGCGGAGACGGGCCGTTCCGTCAAGGACATCGTCCTCGAGCGTGAGCTCATGGACGCCGAGACCCTGGAGCGGGTGCTGAGCAAGGAGAACCTCATGCACCCCGAGTTCCGGGGTCGTCTGTACCTCGATCAGTAGGCGATAACTGAGAGCCCGGTTGTGTGGAGTTCCACACAACCGGGCCTTTTTCTTCCTTCTGGACAGGGTAACGGAAGCATCCGGACAGTATTCTGTTAAGTAGTATCTTCCTTCCCGAGAAAGTTCCACGACATGCTCCTGGCACTCCAGATCCTCATCGTCCTGGGCGCCATCTTCCTCGGCGCCCGCCTCGGCTCCATCGCCATCGGATTCGCCGGTGGCCTCGGTGTCCTCCTGCTCAGCCTCACCGGCATCCCGGTCAGCGCGGAGGGCATCCCCTTCGACGTCATCGGCATCATCATGTGCGTCATCGCGGCCATCTCCGCGATGCAGC of the Corynebacterium humireducens NBRC 106098 = DSM 45392 genome contains:
- the aspA gene encoding aspartate ammonia-lyase, coding for MAQSPEPTESTESTEQPAVNPDVEVEAAAPATTVARKTRTEEDLLGYLEVPANAYYGIHTMRAMNNFQISRTTINHVPEFIRGMVQVKKAAAMANRRLHTLPAKKHEAIVWACDQILEEGRCMDQFPIDIFQGGAGTSVNMNTNEVIANLALEYLGEEKGRYDIINPNDDVNMSQSTNDAYPTGFRLGLYAALSTLIQQMDDLQKSFREKGREFQDILKMGRTQLQDAVPMTLGDEFNAFAHNLAEEQSVLRNAADRLLEVNLGATAIGTGVNTPAGYRHQVTATLAEVTGLDVKSALDLIEASSDTGAYVHAHSGVKRAAMKLSKICNDLRLLSSGPRAGLNEINLPPRQAGSSIMPGKVNPVIPEVVNQVCFKVFGNDLTVAMAAEAGQLQLNVMEPVMAESMFQSIRILGNAAVTLREKCVEGITANADVCRTFVENSIGIVTYLNPFIGHHNGDLVAREAAETGRSVKDIVLERELMDAETLERVLSKENLMHPEFRGRLYLDQ